TCAATGCCAGCAGCATATCCATTTCATTAAGTTCTAGATTAAAGGGGTAACGGGCTTGTACCCCATAATCAGTTAGGTTCAAGCAGTCGTCTTGGATTTCGGCAAAGCTTAAATCATAGTTCCTACATATTCTATTAAGGGCAACAAGATCGTGAATCTTCTGAATTCCTCCACCGTTTAATGCAATATACCCTTTAAGATACTTTTCAGCCCTCTGCTGGCAGTGGTAGCAGATAATTTCCACTGGAACAGGCCGCATACCTTGAAGGTAAACAGCCGATTGAAGGTCCTTGGCAGCATAGAGAAACCATTCCTTGGCAATTTCCCTATTGTTCATAGAGCATAATCCCTTCATTCATAATTTTATACTCTAAGGTAGTGGAAAGACGTGCCCGTTCTTCAAATTCTTCATTTCTATAGACTAAAAGATCTATAGGCTGCGAAACAATAGATGTCAAAGCCCGCCTTGCCTCTCTTAAAACCTCTATCTTTCTTTTACCGTTATCATCAGTAATAATGCAAAGATCAATATCGCTTTCCTTATCCGGCTGGCCATAAGCATAGGAACCAAACAGGTATATTTTTTTAGGACGGATGTTTTCCTGCAGAGTATCCACTATCTTATTCAATTCAATATAATTTATTATTTGTTCCATATACATCACCTGATTATATTATACTATTTATTGGTTCTAAAATCATGCTCTTAATATATTTTCACAGAATATTTTTACTTAAAAAGCTGTCCCTGCCGGTAGGATTGTTAAAAATTCCAAAGGCAGTAAGAATGGCTTCACCCTGCTTCTCAGCTACGCTGTTGATATCCGAAAACTTGCCACTCAGTTCTCCTACCGTTTCCGGAGACGGGTTTTTGTCCTCGTGAAACAGACCGGCAAAAATAATGGTACGCAAGTCCTTGATGCTGATGTTATCAAGGTCGAGTTTGCTAATGGGCCTGCCAATCAGCTCATAAAAGTCCTCCTTTCAAAGTAAAAACGCCCGGCTTTTCCGGACGTTTCATCGTTCATTTCCTGCTATTTATCTGTTCTTTTCTGTGCCAATAGGTAAACCTCGTCATCTGCCCTTGCAGATAGCACAATAACCTGGTTTGCCGTATCCCCCTTCGTTCTGCGGCAAGGGGTTGTCTGAAACCTTGTCTATGGCTTTGAGCACCTGCAACCGCTGGCTGTGGTGGAATAGTTCTGCTTTGGAAGAGGCGGTCCTGACTTTTCCTTCCTTTATGTCTTCATTCACCCGCGCTTCACCCTGCTGCCATTCTTTTGAATAAAACCACATCTGGTCTCTGGGAATAACAACAACCGGAGTAATAATAAGGCGGCCATCCTGCTCAACAACTTCGAGCTTGTCACCAGGACGGAGGTTCAATTTTTTTAACCAGTTCACTGGGTATTGTAACTTGTGATTTCTGTTTAAATTCAACAAGCATTTTAATCAACTCCAGGTAGTAAAGTTTAAATTTCTAACTTTATTATACTCATTAATAATAATATTTACAATTCAATTTTTCTCTATCAGCCCCACGCATTCTATATGCTTGGGACTGTAAAAAGCAAGCAAAAGAAAACACTGGATATGTTACCACAGTCAATTCCAGTGTATTCGGCATCTTGCATTATTTCAATCATTTCATTGCCAATCCTTTATTTATTGCTTCCTGAACGATCTTATGGCAGCAAACTCCCATTGGATTCTTTCTAGAACCTAAAAAATTAAAGGAAAAGTAAATGTAACAAAAGCTGCCCAAAGTCCGTAGACCGGCAAATACTTAGTAACGGCATCTTGGATCGTTGAAAGCCCGGTTTTGTTTTTCAGAAAACGCATATAGGAGATCATAATCCAAATTAGATTGGCCCAGATAAGTATGTTTACGCCCAAAACAGCAAGTCTGTTGGGCGAAATCCCATAAGAAGAAAGCCTGAACACTATAGCTGATAAAGCCACACTGTCAATGACAAGAGCAAGAACAATCAGGGCAAAATTTATATAATCAGAAATGTTCCTGATCTCGTCTGCGCCGCTTTCGGTAATGGAGAATATGGTGATGGCCAATACACTAAGGAGTATGCCGTTGAAGGCTAGGAGGAAATTGCGGTCCAAGAATGGATTTTTTCCGACCCAAATAACCATTATAAGATAGACCAGCAATGTAGCCAGTACAAGAGGACTAAAAATTTTGGCTATATATGGCGCAATATTTTTAGCAAGTTTAAGGTTCCTTGATACCAGGTATGAAGCCACAACAGCGAGAGCCGCAGCACCAAATACAACGACATTTTTAAAATAGAATTGCTCTATATCCATGCCGACAAACCTAAATAACTGCGTGGTTAATGCTGTCAGCAGCATCCCGCTGATTGCCATAATGACGTAGAGAATTAAGAATTCCCCATTAAACTTAAGATAAGCTAATCTTCTACTGCCTAAACCATATTCATTTCCTGTAAATGCAAGCCCCAATAATACCCATAAGAAAACGGGGAGATGCATATAAGCCAGGATAATACTGTCTTTATGCTCCAGGGGCAGCATATTAAGATAAAATCCGGAGATTAGGAATAACGATGCAAGGGCGTAAAGAATATTTTTTTTGGGGGTATTATTGTTTACAAAATAGGCGGCAATAAAGGGAATTATGCCAAAAACAAGGTTAATAGGGGCTATTGCCTGCTGTTCGGCAAAATGTAAAATTATCCTGGTGCTTATGCCGGCCAGAATCGCTAAAATTCCCATGGATAAAAAATCTTTCTGAAGCCAGAAAGCTTTTGCTGTATTTGCCGTCTCCTTGAAATGCAATCTTTCATACCAAACGGCAAGAACCTGCGAATCAGGGTTTTGTTCCCAGGCGTGTGAGAATGACTTTTTAAAAGCTTCAGGGTCTTTCCTAAACAGTCTCTCCAGCTCATGGGGGTTAGCAATATTTTCAATAATCAGATTGCTAATGTCCATGATTATACCTCCCCTGATAATTTCATATTAAGTCCTACTCTCATCCAATGTTTATTATTCAAACTTTATAATCCTTGATTGTCTTAATCACTTTTGTATTCCAAAATATCTCCAGGCTGACAGTCCAAAGCCTTGCAAATTGCTTCCAAAGTTGAAAACCTTATTGCTTTTGCCTTTCCATTTTTCAATATAGAAAGATTAGCCATTGTTATTCCAACTCTGTCCGAAAGTTCTGTAACGCTCATTTTCCTTTTAGCCAGCATCACATCAATATTGATGATAATTGCCATATTATTCACCTCATATCGTTAAATCATTTTCTGATTTTATGTCTATGGCATTTTTTAATAGCTTTTGAAGAACAGCAGCAAAGACTGCAATTACCATGCAACCAAAAATAATGACCATTCCGATTAGTATAATACCTGGGGCATCGTCTGCCTCAGCCATGAGATATAAAAGTGGCATAAATACCACATATAAGGCACCAATAGTGATGGCACAATATTTGATGTTCTTTAAAGCCTTTACAGATAGTTCCGAAAACGCCTGGTTCTTGTCAATATACCTTAAAAGTTTGACAGATTGATATAATGCATAGAAAAATACTAAAGCTGTTAAATATAACCCAATTAAAAAGGGATATTGCAAAAAATCTAGATTTGGATTTAATTCCGCGAAATATTCAGCTATCCTGGGTAACACAAATATACACAAAGCAAGGACAGGAAGTCCCATAAGGACAACAGCTATCTTTAAAAAGAGTGTTTCTCGTTTCATTAAAAGCACCTCGCTAATTATAGTATTATACTTTGATTTTAATAAATTTTTATCGTTTGTCAATAAATTATTATCGTGTTTTATTAAATAAAAAAATTCCCCCAAACCATTAACCTGAGGGAACAAATTTTTAGCATCCTGCCTTAATCACGGCCTCAATACCCCGAAATACCCTGAATTCCAAGATATATTTACATTGACTATTTCATTATGTAAAAAAGTGGCTTACGCCACCCTTAATTAATTGCTTATCATCTTCCCCATTATAAGATTTCTACATATCCTTCTGTTCCGTTTACGCGAATTCTTTGCCCATCTTTTATCAGTTTGGTAGCATTTTCTACTCCGACAACTGCTGGTAAGCCATATTCACGTGCGATAACTGCCCCATGGGGTCATCAGTCCACCAACTTCAGTAACCAGGCCTTTTATGAATACAAACAATGGCGTCCAGCTAGGGTCAGTAAAAGATGTGACTAATATATCTACAGCTTCTAGATCAGCATCTTCCATGTTTAAGATGACACGTGCTCGTCCCTCTATAATTCCGGAAGAAACAGGTAGACCTACAATAGCTTCAGCTGGGAGATTTTCTCGTTTGTACTCACCTGAAATGATTTCACCATCAGATGTGATAACACGCGGGGGAGTTAGTTTTTCATATAATTTGTATTCGTCTTTTCGAAGGCTTATGATCTGGTAGTCCAGTTTAATTGTGCGTACAACTTCGCGAAGTTCTTCAAAAGTGAAATAGTATACATCTCTGTTCGTTGTTCTCCTATAATTCTTATTCTGGAAGAAATTTTTTATTTGGGGAGAACTTTTTTGGGGCTACAAACCTCAAGGCCGCTGTTTCCCAATTTACGTTTTTCCAATTCTATTTCCCCTTTTCGTTTATGGTATCAAATCAAGTTTTTTAAGCCAGTTTGCAACATCCTTGTCTGCTCTGTTAACACTGCCGCCTCGAATCGCTAAACCAGGCAGCACCTTTGCATTCGGACAAATTTTCTTGATATCGCGCTCACTACTTCCCATTCCACTACCTTCATGTGTGCAAAATGGAACAATAGTCTTTCCTGAAAAATCATAGGACTCTAAAAACGTAAATACCGCCATCGGCATCGTTCCCCACCAATTCGGATACCCGATATAAATCACATCATAAGAATCCATATCTTCTACTATTTCTTTAAGCTCAGGTCTGGCGTTTTCCCTCTTTTCTTCCTGTGCTACATTTGTTGTTTCCGTATAATCTTCCGGATAAGATTTTACTGTTTTAATTTGGAACATGTCGCTTCCTGTTAATTCCTGTATTTTCTTTGCTATTACTTCTGTGTTTCCAATTGGCAGGTTTACAATACTACCTCCCACATAATTATTTCCTTTGCGTGAAAAATAAGCGATAAGGCTTTTTGAATTTGCCATTTCTAATCCCTTCCTTTCTAATCAAGCATCTTTTTTATTCTTCCTATTAAATATCAAATTTAACGTTACTAAGCCATTTCACGATTTCCGGATCGTTATGTGAAAAGAAGCAGCTTTTTTTCGTATCCAATGTTGCAATTCTTTCCATATCGTCCTGGCTTAACTCAAAGTCAAAAATATTGAAGTTTTCAATAATTCTTTCTTTGTGAACAGACTTTGGAATCGCAACCACTCCTCTTTGCGTCAACCAGCGTAAAACCACCTGGGCAACTGATTTGTTATACTTTTCCGACAGTGATACCAAAACTTCGTTCTGGAACAAATTATTTCTTCCTTCCGCAAAAGGAGCCCAGGACTCGATTTGTACATTGTACTCTTTCATCAGTTTAGCACTTTCTATTTGCTGACAGAATGGATTTGTTTCAACCTGATTTACGGCAGGAACCACTTCATTATGAACAATCAAATCCACCAAACGATCCATCGGAAAGTTACTAACCCCAATCGCCCTAATTTTCCCCTCACGATACAGTTCCTCCATAGCACGCCAAG
The sequence above is drawn from the Thermincola ferriacetica genome and encodes:
- a CDS encoding HEPN domain-containing protein — protein: MNNREIAKEWFLYAAKDLQSAVYLQGMRPVPVEIICYHCQQRAEKYLKGYIALNGGGIQKIHDLVALNRICRNYDLSFAEIQDDCLNLTDYGVQARYPFNLELNEMDMLLALKSAERIRDFVKQKAKDINLGIQTGG
- a CDS encoding nucleotidyltransferase domain-containing protein; this translates as MEQIINYIELNKIVDTLQENIRPKKIYLFGSYAYGQPDKESDIDLCIITDDNGKRKIEVLREARRALTSIVSQPIDLLVYRNEEFEERARLSTTLEYKIMNEGIMLYEQ
- a CDS encoding AbrB/MazE/SpoVT family DNA-binding domain-containing protein, which codes for MNLRPGDKLEVVEQDGRLIITPVVVIPRDQMWFYSKEWQQGEARVNEDIKEGKVRTASSKAELFHHSQRLQVLKAIDKVSDNPLPQNEGGYGKPGYCAICKGR
- a CDS encoding helix-turn-helix domain-containing protein; this translates as MAIIINIDVMLAKRKMSVTELSDRVGITMANLSILKNGKAKAIRFSTLEAICKALDCQPGDILEYKSD
- a CDS encoding DUF2975 domain-containing protein; amino-acid sequence: MKRETLFLKIAVVLMGLPVLALCIFVLPRIAEYFAELNPNLDFLQYPFLIGLYLTALVFFYALYQSVKLLRYIDKNQAFSELSVKALKNIKYCAITIGALYVVFMPLLYLMAEADDAPGIILIGMVIIFGCMVIAVFAAVLQKLLKNAIDIKSENDLTI
- a CDS encoding flavodoxin produces the protein MANSKSLIAYFSRKGNNYVGGSIVNLPIGNTEVIAKKIQELTGSDMFQIKTVKSYPEDYTETTNVAQEEKRENARPELKEIVEDMDSYDVIYIGYPNWWGTMPMAVFTFLESYDFSGKTIVPFCTHEGSGMGSSERDIKKICPNAKVLPGLAIRGGSVNRADKDVANWLKKLDLIP
- a CDS encoding aldo/keto reductase; protein product: MQNVILNNGVAMPILGFGVYQINDAKECEQCVYDALMAGYRLIDTAAAYLNEEAVGRAIKRSGVPREELFITTKLWIQDAGCERTKKAFEKSLKRLQLDYLDLYLIHQPFGDVYGSWRAMEELYREGKIRAIGVSNFPMDRLVDLIVHNEVVPAVNQVETNPFCQQIESAKLMKEYNVQIESWAPFAEGRNNLFQNEVLVSLSEKYNKSVAQVVLRWLTQRGVVAIPKSVHKERIIENFNIFDFELSQDDMERIATLDTKKSCFFSHNDPEIVKWLSNVKFDI